The following are from one region of the Bos mutus isolate GX-2022 chromosome 18, NWIPB_WYAK_1.1, whole genome shotgun sequence genome:
- the OGFOD1 gene encoding prolyl 3-hydroxylase OGFOD1: MNGKRPAEPGSDRAGKKVKKEVMAKFSDAVTEETLKKQVAEAWSRRTPFRHEAIVMDMDPFLHCVIPNFIQSQNFLEGLQKELLNLDFHEKYNDLYKFQQSDDLKKRREPHICALRKILFEHFRSWISDISKIDLESTIDMSCAKYEFSDALLCHDDELEGRRIAFILYLVPPWDVSLGGTLDLFSVDEHFQPKQIVKSLIPSWNTLVFFEVSPVSFHQVSEVLSEEKSRLSISGWFHGPSLTRPPTYFEPLIARSPHIPQDHEILYDWINPTYLDMEYQAQIQEEFEESSEILLKEFLQPEKFAEVCEALERGRVEWSSRGPPNKRFYEKAEESQLPDILRDCMALFRSEAMFLLLSNFTGLKLHFLAPSEDEPEDKKERDAVSAAENTEEGTSHSSSEPENSWAATSDSSLQSEGPTDPEEDKAKKESSVPTCQGELRHWKTGHYTLIHDNSKTEFALDLLLYCGCEGWEPEYGGFTSYIAKGEDEELLTVNPENNSLALVYRDRETLKFVKHINHRSLEQKKSFPNRTGFWDFSFVYYE, encoded by the exons ATGAACGGAAAGCGGCCTGCTGAGCCGGGTTCTGACCGGGcggggaaaaaagtaaagaaggaGGTGATGGCGAAGTTTTCGGATGCTGTCACAGAGGAAACTTTGAAAAAGCAAGTGGCTGAGGCCTGGAGTCGCAGGACGCCATTCCGCCACG AAGCCATTGTCATGGACATGGACCCCTTTCTTCACTGCGTGATCCCAAACTTCATCCAAAGCCAAAACTTCTTGGAAGGACTTCAGAAGGAACTTTTGAACTTGGACTTCCATGAAAAGTATAATGATTTATATAAATTCCAGCAG TCTGATGAtctgaagaagagaagagagcccCACATCTGTGCTTTAAG GAAAATTCTGTTTGAACATTTCCGGTCTTGGATTTCAGACATTTCCAAGATTGACCTGGAGTCAACCATTGACATGTCCTGTGCTAAGTACGAATTCTCAG ATGCCCTGCTCTGTCACGATGATGAGCTGGAAGGGCGCCGGATCGCCTTCATTCTTTACCTGGTTCCTCCCTGGGATGTGAGCTTGGGGGGCACCCTGGACCTGTTCAGCGTTGATG AACACTTTCAGCCGAAGCAGATTGTCAAGTCCCTTATCCCTTCGTGGAACACACTGGTTTTCTTTGAAGTGTCTCCAGTATCCTTTCACCAG GTGTCTGAGGTCTTGTCTGAAGAAAAGTCACGTTTGTCCATCAGCGGCTGGTTTCATGGTCCTTCACTGACCAGGCCTCCCACCTACTTTGAGCCTCTCATAGCTCGGAGCCCTCACATCCCGCAAGAT CATGAAATTTTGTATGATTGGATCAACCCTACTTATCTTGACATGGAATACCAAGCTCAAATTCAAGAAGAATTTGAGGAAAGCTCTGAAATTCTCCTAAAAGAATTCCTTCAG CCTGAGAAATTTGCAGAGGTGTGTGAGGCTTTGGAGAGAGGACGTGTGGAATGGAGCAGCCGAGGTCCCCCTAACAAAAG GTTTTACGAGAAGGCTGAGGAGAGCCAGCTTCCTGACATCCTGAGGGACTGCATGGCGCTGTTCCGCTCCGAGGCGATGTTCCTGCTGCTCTCCAACTTCACAGGCCTGAAGCTTCACTTCCTGGCACCTTCAGAAGATGAGCCTGAGGACAAAAAGGAGCGAGATGCAGTCTCTGCTGCTGAGAACACTGAAGAAGGGACTAGTCACAGCTCTTCTGAGCCAGAGAACAGTTGGGCGGCCACCAGCGACAGCAGTCTACAGAGCGAGGGACCGACGGACCCAGAGGAAGACAAAGCAAAGAAAG AATCAAGTGTTCCCACATGCCAGGGGGAACTGAGGCATTGGAAGACTGGTCACTACACTTTAATCCATGACAACAGCAAGACTGAATTTGCCCTGGACTTACTGCTCTATTGTGGCTGTGAAG GCTGGGAGCCAGAGTATGGTGGCTTTACCTCCTACATTGCCAAAGGAGAAGACGAAGAG CTGCTAACAGTGAATCCAGAAAACAACTCTTTGGCACTGGTctacagagacagagaaactcTGAAATTCGTCAAGCACATTAACCACCGAAGCCTAGAACAAAAGAAAAGCTTCCCAAACAGAACAGGCTTCTGGGACTTTTCATTTGTCTATTACGAATGA